The following coding sequences are from one Vicugna pacos chromosome 19, VicPac4, whole genome shotgun sequence window:
- the NRSN2 gene encoding neurensin-2 isoform X2 encodes MMPACDHPCGCSRGPNVEDGKWYGVRSYLHLFYEDCAGTALSDDSEGPPVLCPRRHWPSLCWKISLSLGTLLLLLGVAALTTGYAVSPKLEGIGTGWLSPDTKAEPLDTDADGHVEVFGDEQEQHLSPIFCDASHFGQSSVQTIQPKRDF; translated from the exons ATGATGCCTGCCTGCGACCATCCCTGTGGCTGTAGCCGAGGCCCCAATGTGGAAGACGGCAAGTGGTATGGGGTCCGCTCCTATCTGCACCTCTTCTATGAGGACTGTGCAGGGACCGCCCTCAGTGATGACTCTGAGGGGCCTCCCGTCCTATGCCCTCGCAGACATTGGCCCTCACTGTGCTGGAAG ATCAGCTTGTCCTTAGGGACCCTGCTTCTGCTGCTGGGTGTGGCGGCCCTGACCACTGGCTATGCAGTGTCCCCCAAGCTGGAGGGCATTGG GACCGGCTGGCTGAGCCCGGACACCAAGGCAGAACCCTTGGACACTGATGCCGATGGCCACGTGGAAGTCTTCGGGGATGAACAAGAGCAGCACCTGTCCCCCATCTTCTGTGATGCCAGCCACTTTGGGCAATCCtctgtgcagaccatccagcccAAGCGGGACTTCTGA
- the SOX12 gene encoding transcription factor SOX-12: MVQQRGARAKRDGGPPPPGPGPAEEGAREPGWCKTPSGHIKRPMNAFMVWSQHERRKIMDQWPDMHNAEISKRLGRRWQLLQDSEKIPFVREAERLRLKHMADYPDYKYRPRKKSKGAPAKARPRPPGSGGSGSGGSRLKPGPQLPGRGGRRAAGGPLGGGAAAPEDDDEDDEEELLEVRLVETPGRELWRMVPAGRAARGPAERAQGPSGEGPAVTAASPTPSEDEELEEEEEEVAAAEEGEEETVASGEESLGFLSRLPPGPAGLDCSALDRDPDLPPASGTSHFEFPDYCTPEVTEMIAGDWRPSSIADLVFTY, translated from the coding sequence ATGGTGCAGCAGCGGGGCGCGAGGGCCAAGCGGGACGGCGGGCCGCCGCCCCCGGGGCCCGGGCCGGCTGAGGAGGGGGCGCGTGAGCCCGGCTGGTGCAAGACCCCGAGCGGCCACATTAAGAGACCGATGAACGCGTTCATGGTGTGGTCGCAGCACGAACGGCGGAAGATCATGGACCAGTGGCCCGACATGCACAACGCCGAGATCTCCAAGCGCCTGGGCCGCCGCTGGCAGCTGCTGCAGGACTCGGAGAAGATCCCGTTCGTGCGGGAGGCGGAGCGGCTGCGCCTCAAGCACATGGCGGATTACCCGGACTACAAGTACCGGCCGCGCAAAAAGAGCAAGGGGGCGCCCGCCAAGGCGCGGCCCCGCCCCCCCGGcagcggcggcagtggcagtggcGGCAGCCGGCTCAAGCCCGGGCCGCAGCTGCCTGGTCGCGGGGGCCGCCGAGCGGCGGGAGGGCCTttggggggcggcgcggcggcgccGGAGGACGACGACGAGGACGACGAGGAGGAGCTGCTGGAAGTGCGCCTGGTCGAGACCCCCGGGCGAGAGCTGTGGAGGATGGTCCCGGCGGGGCGGGCCGCCAGGGGACCAGCGGAGCGTGCCCAGGGGCCGTCGGGCGAGGGGCCGGCTGTCACCGCCGCCTCCCCGACTCCGTCGGAGGACgaggagctggaggaagaggaggaggaggtagcgGCAGCGGAGGAAGGCGAAGAGGAGACGGTGGCGTCGGGGGAGGAGTCGCTGGGCTTTCTGTCCAGACTGCCCCCTGGCCCCGCCGGCCTGGACTGCAGCGCCCTGGACCGCGACCCAGACCTGCCACCCGCCTCGGGCACTTCGCACTTCGAGTTCCCGGACTACTGCACCCCCGAGGTTACCGAGATGATCGCAGGGGACTGGCGCCCGTCTAGCATCGCCGACCTGGTTTTCACCTACTGA
- the NRSN2 gene encoding neurensin-2 isoform X1 translates to MMPACDHPCGCSRGPNVEDGKWYGVRSYLHLFYEDCAGTALSDDSEGPPVLCPRRHWPSLCWKISLSLGTLLLLLGVAALTTGYAVSPKLEGIGGGEFLVLDQRAADYNQALSTCRLAGTALCMAAGILLAICLFWAMTGWLSPDTKAEPLDTDADGHVEVFGDEQEQHLSPIFCDASHFGQSSVQTIQPKRDF, encoded by the exons ATGATGCCTGCCTGCGACCATCCCTGTGGCTGTAGCCGAGGCCCCAATGTGGAAGACGGCAAGTGGTATGGGGTCCGCTCCTATCTGCACCTCTTCTATGAGGACTGTGCAGGGACCGCCCTCAGTGATGACTCTGAGGGGCCTCCCGTCCTATGCCCTCGCAGACATTGGCCCTCACTGTGCTGGAAG ATCAGCTTGTCCTTAGGGACCCTGCTTCTGCTGCTGGGTGTGGCGGCCCTGACCACTGGCTATGCAGTGTCCCCCAAGCTGGAGGGCATTGGAGGGGGTGAGTTCCTGGTGTTGGATCAGCGGGCAGCCGATTACAACCAGGCCTTGAGCACCTGCCGCCTGGCAGGCACAGCACTCTGCATGGCGGCTGGGATCCTGCTGGCCATCTGCCTGTTCTGGGCCATGACCGGCTGGCTGAGCCCGGACACCAAGGCAGAACCCTTGGACACTGATGCCGATGGCCACGTGGAAGTCTTCGGGGATGAACAAGAGCAGCACCTGTCCCCCATCTTCTGTGATGCCAGCCACTTTGGGCAATCCtctgtgcagaccatccagcccAAGCGGGACTTCTGA